In a genomic window of Thermodesulfobacteriota bacterium:
- a CDS encoding DUF3341 domain-containing protein: protein MNNQGVLGIFSYVDLTVNAVKKLKEEGFKTIRVFSPLPNHEIEDVMDEPESIVRFFTLFGAMLGASCGVGFTVLTSMDWPLPVSAKPIVSIPPFIVIIFELTILMGALSTLIGLLINSRLRRNAPVDMYDPRFSEDKFGIMVACDKGNVEKVQDILNSHGAEEIKVDGI, encoded by the coding sequence ATGAATAACCAGGGCGTACTGGGGATATTTTCATACGTTGACCTCACGGTCAACGCCGTAAAGAAGCTGAAAGAAGAGGGCTTTAAGACTATAAGGGTCTTCTCTCCCCTGCCTAACCACGAGATAGAAGACGTAATGGACGAGCCCGAAAGCATAGTGCGGTTCTTCACGCTTTTCGGCGCAATGCTCGGGGCCAGCTGCGGCGTAGGGTTCACTGTCCTTACGTCCATGGACTGGCCGCTGCCCGTGAGCGCAAAGCCGATCGTCTCGATACCGCCTTTTATCGTCATAATATTCGAGCTCACAATCCTTATGGGCGCGCTCTCGACGTTGATCGGCCTGCTGATAAATTCCAGGCTCAGGAGAAATGCCCCCGTCGATATGTATGACCCGAGATTCTCCGAAGACAAGTTCGGGATCATGGTTGCGTGCGACAAGGGCAACGTTGAAAAGGTGCAGGATATTCTGAATTCACACGGCGCAGAGGAAATCAAGGTCGACGGTATTTGA
- a CDS encoding c-type cytochrome — protein MKFYLLFFILSGVLGAPGAHAFPWDFDMWIQPSILPYEQPVPYPLWSVTTTGLRLAPRPREDFESMTQNPVPATEESLKNGEHLYNTYCFVCHGMEGKGDGPVIKRGFYPMNITSAPVIARTDGYIYAYIRYGGKVMMPSYRENITAEGAWDVVNYVRKLQGNPPAQAQPPAAPEEAARQEAAPEEPTPEPAAPEETAPNDTSSEETNTEQESAQ, from the coding sequence ATGAAATTTTATCTGCTGTTTTTTATCCTTTCGGGAGTATTGGGGGCGCCCGGCGCCCATGCGTTCCCGTGGGATTTCGATATGTGGATCCAGCCGTCGATACTGCCGTACGAGCAGCCGGTGCCTTATCCGCTCTGGTCGGTAACGACGACCGGTCTAAGGCTCGCACCGCGGCCCAGGGAGGATTTCGAATCCATGACGCAGAATCCTGTTCCCGCGACCGAAGAATCGCTCAAGAACGGAGAGCACTTATACAACACCTACTGTTTCGTCTGCCACGGTATGGAAGGGAAGGGCGACGGCCCCGTAATCAAGAGAGGCTTCTACCCAATGAACATCACCTCGGCGCCTGTAATCGCCAGGACGGACGGCTACATCTACGCCTACATCAGGTACGGCGGGAAGGTCATGATGCCGAGCTACCGCGAGAACATAACGGCCGAAGGCGCGTGGGACGTGGTCAACTATGTAAGGAAGCTCCAGGGTAACCCTCCGGCTCAGGCGCAGCCCCCGGCAGCCCCGGAAGAGGCGGCACGGCAGGAAGCCGCACCCGAAGAACCGACACCGGAACCGGCGGCGCCGGAAGAGACGGCGCCGAA